The following proteins are encoded in a genomic region of Dasypus novemcinctus isolate mDasNov1 chromosome 3, mDasNov1.1.hap2, whole genome shotgun sequence:
- the LOC101421138 gene encoding small ribosomal subunit protein eS12-like produces MAEEGIVTEGIMDVNTALQEVLKTALIHDGLARGIREAGKALDKSQAHLCVLASNCDEPMYVKVVEALCAEHQINLIKVDDNKKLGEWVGLCKIDREGKPRKVVGCSCMVVKDYGKESQAKDVIEEYFKCKK; encoded by the coding sequence ATGGCCGAGGAAGGCATTGTTACTGAAGGTATAATGGACGTCAACACTGCATTACAAGAGGTGCTAAAAACTGCCCTCATCCACGATGGCCTAGCACGTGGGATCCGCGAAGCTGGGAAAGCCTTAGACAAGAGCCAAGCCCATCTTTGTGTGCTTGCCTCCAACTGTGATGAACCCATGTATGTCAAGGTGGTGGAGGCCCTTTGTGCTGAGCACCAAATCAACCTAATTAAGGTTGACGACAACAAGAAACTAGGCGAATGGGTAGGCCTCTGTAAAATCGACAGAGAGGGCAAACCCCGTAAAGTAGTTGGCTGCAGTTGCATGGTTGTTAAGGACTATGGCAAAGAATCTCAGGCCAAGGATGTCATCGAAGAATATTTCAAATgcaagaaatga